A window of the Chthonomonas sp. genome harbors these coding sequences:
- a CDS encoding N-6 DNA methylase: MSAESTYYALIEFLGYSSSEQYRSTSDDQLLSGFFRLANEAEIRGAYVLQSDSGPFPFACVVTADSEGDARKKRKQLWCLGLTYLTIVVLPGAIRVYTNSSYKESDPEVGLLLSDTEPVRWPETLRSITAEAIDSGDTWNSRFGRVIANNRVDRHLLANLASLSNYLTKTLDVPTTTAHALIGKYIYTRYLRDRGILTDAWLAQRNIDPTSVFGTTATVQDFRNLVEALDTRFNGQLFPIDFDEEVGLTNTAVSTVAGAISGNQPWSEQLQFEFVSYDFSYIPIETLSIIYEQFLGEQGSQREAGAFYTPTSVASYVLSEVERVRALTPSCKILDPACGSGVFLVLSYRYLIEQMLRSRDTAPTLSELKSILTNQIFGVERNLEACYVAEFSLLLTLLSYVSPRQLEHHDDFKFPNLNGFNIIHSDFFSPNLPFLKSQVKFDWILGNPPWGELERREPDSQLCLDYIATLPKGSVNRFRIHEAFLWRSRSLLENEGVAGLILHATSLSNEQSKSFRQEVFKSCRVRRVTNFSNFTYRLFPTARQPAFVIVFQATEPQSTDQVLHIAPFVAEQPHLRGTSAKAGVPFLTLFEHNFQLVSNKEAISGEARLWKEYLWGTNRDRLALGELRELFSSSIGELARSRGWKIKQGLSLRYRDSDEVIEYMPELEHLRVLDHQSLPNRSNPFEIPESALLSPTPGEQYIRTRSGRGGLAVAYAPHMFISVGEAIYSDCDFVLRHPQIGIACDHSDSAWLKAICMLLWSSVFRYLMFFESSSWGVSTSTIGINSVRSIPIPALTEREVLALASLYEEVRASSDEHLHGRQGRSIPFEMRHKIDETIGVLFGVSEHSLIHAEDFIHFRFQCIQGKSPKYLTRLPRDSDFMEYGKMLSVELSEFTGVVHNVEFEVSNLIVTCKIESGREISSVLVSHSSVTPAAANQMGTAELKRQWRYVRRSLYVVGQDSAQIVKPAHRMLWTRSQALGDSDQLIADFINEARLR, translated from the coding sequence GTGAGCGCTGAATCAACATATTACGCTCTGATCGAGTTTCTGGGCTACTCATCCTCCGAGCAATACCGCTCAACGAGCGACGATCAGCTTCTCTCTGGTTTCTTTCGATTAGCGAACGAGGCCGAGATCAGAGGAGCCTATGTGCTTCAGTCAGATTCGGGGCCATTCCCGTTCGCCTGCGTAGTCACGGCAGATTCGGAGGGCGATGCTCGGAAGAAGAGGAAGCAACTTTGGTGCTTGGGGCTCACGTATCTAACGATTGTAGTCCTCCCCGGGGCCATCCGGGTTTACACAAACTCTAGCTACAAAGAGAGTGATCCAGAAGTCGGGTTGTTACTCTCTGATACCGAACCGGTACGATGGCCCGAAACACTACGCAGCATCACCGCCGAGGCGATTGATTCGGGCGATACCTGGAACTCGCGCTTTGGAAGAGTCATTGCGAATAACCGGGTTGATCGCCATCTTCTCGCTAACCTGGCGAGCTTGAGTAACTACCTAACAAAGACTCTTGATGTTCCCACCACGACCGCGCACGCGCTAATTGGAAAATACATCTATACGCGCTACCTTCGAGACCGAGGAATCTTGACTGACGCCTGGCTCGCTCAGCGGAATATTGATCCAACGAGTGTTTTCGGTACCACGGCCACGGTTCAGGATTTTAGGAACCTTGTGGAAGCACTGGATACAAGGTTCAACGGCCAGCTTTTTCCGATCGACTTTGACGAAGAAGTTGGGCTGACGAATACAGCAGTGTCTACTGTCGCCGGTGCAATCTCGGGAAACCAGCCGTGGTCTGAGCAACTTCAATTCGAGTTCGTCTCCTACGACTTCAGCTACATTCCGATTGAGACCCTTTCCATCATTTACGAGCAGTTTCTAGGAGAGCAGGGGTCACAACGAGAGGCCGGTGCATTTTACACACCGACAAGTGTTGCAAGCTACGTGCTCTCAGAAGTCGAGAGAGTTAGAGCACTCACACCTAGTTGTAAGATTCTCGACCCCGCGTGCGGCTCAGGGGTCTTTCTCGTTCTCAGTTATCGATATCTCATCGAACAAATGTTGCGAAGTCGAGATACCGCTCCGACTCTCAGCGAACTTAAGTCTATTCTTACTAACCAGATATTCGGAGTAGAGCGCAACCTAGAAGCGTGCTACGTCGCCGAATTTAGCCTTCTTTTGACGTTACTGAGCTATGTAAGTCCGCGCCAGTTAGAGCACCATGATGATTTTAAGTTCCCGAATCTCAATGGTTTTAACATCATTCACTCCGACTTTTTCAGCCCCAATCTGCCATTCCTTAAGAGTCAAGTGAAATTCGACTGGATTCTGGGTAATCCACCTTGGGGTGAGTTGGAGAGGCGCGAGCCAGATTCCCAGTTGTGTCTAGATTACATTGCCACTTTGCCCAAGGGGTCTGTGAACCGATTCAGGATTCACGAGGCGTTTCTTTGGCGCTCAAGGAGTCTACTTGAGAACGAGGGAGTTGCGGGCTTAATTCTGCATGCCACTTCGTTGAGCAACGAGCAGAGTAAGTCTTTCAGGCAAGAAGTATTCAAATCCTGTAGAGTTAGGCGAGTAACAAATTTTAGCAACTTCACCTATCGCCTGTTTCCTACAGCACGCCAACCTGCCTTTGTGATTGTGTTCCAGGCAACTGAGCCTCAGTCTACTGACCAGGTTCTGCACATCGCTCCATTCGTAGCAGAGCAACCGCACTTACGAGGGACCTCAGCAAAGGCGGGGGTTCCGTTTCTAACGCTATTTGAGCACAATTTTCAATTGGTTTCTAACAAAGAGGCGATTTCCGGTGAAGCCAGACTCTGGAAGGAATATCTATGGGGCACGAATCGTGACAGGCTCGCTCTGGGCGAACTCAGGGAACTATTCAGTTCATCAATAGGCGAGCTCGCGCGATCACGTGGCTGGAAAATTAAGCAAGGGCTTTCTCTACGCTATCGCGATTCCGATGAAGTGATAGAGTACATGCCCGAACTTGAGCACCTGAGAGTCCTGGATCATCAATCTCTGCCAAATAGATCAAATCCATTTGAGATTCCTGAAAGCGCTTTGTTAAGTCCGACGCCTGGCGAACAGTATATTCGCACTAGAAGTGGCAGGGGGGGCTTGGCGGTAGCATATGCTCCCCACATGTTCATTTCTGTAGGCGAGGCGATTTATTCAGACTGTGACTTTGTACTTCGCCATCCACAAATTGGGATCGCTTGTGACCACTCTGATTCAGCTTGGTTGAAGGCAATTTGCATGCTTCTGTGGTCTAGCGTCTTTCGTTACCTGATGTTCTTTGAGTCGTCATCTTGGGGTGTGAGTACAAGCACCATCGGGATCAACTCTGTGCGCTCAATTCCGATTCCAGCGTTAACGGAAAGAGAAGTTCTTGCTCTAGCAAGTCTATACGAGGAAGTTCGAGCATCCTCTGACGAGCATTTGCATGGTCGACAAGGCCGTTCGATCCCATTCGAAATGCGACATAAGATCGACGAGACAATAGGAGTTCTTTTTGGAGTATCTGAGCACTCGCTGATTCACGCTGAGGATTTTATTCACTTTCGTTTCCAGTGCATCCAAGGCAAGAGTCCAAAATATCTAACTCGGCTTCCACGCGATAGTGACTTTATGGAGTACGGCAAGATGTTATCCGTGGAACTGAGCGAGTTTACTGGTGTAGTTCACAACGTCGAGTTCGAGGTGAGCAACCTCATAGTGACCTGCAAGATTGAATCTGGAAGGGAAATATCATCGGTTCTTGTTTCTCATTCATCTGTAACTCCAGCAGCTGCAAATCAGATGGGCACTGCCGAGCTGAAACGTCAATGGCGTTATGTCAGGCGAAGTCTATACGTTGTCGGGCAAGACAGTGCCCAGATTGTGAAGCCAGCACATCGAATGTTATGGACTAGGAGTCAAGCACTAGGAGACAGCGACCAACTGATCGCAGACTTTATCAATGAAGCGAGGCTCCGCTAG
- a CDS encoding DUF1738 domain-containing protein: MKRGVVPWRRPWRNALALPINLTTGRTYRGINVFLLGLTEFADQRWLTFKQAEEKGGRVRKGEKGTLVVFWKQLEFEELEEATGELVKRRTPMLRYFTVFNVEQVDGLELEPVYVPPLLADTARIERADLLVSSMPNPPSIHKNARSAYYVPSSDSVHMPAFERFRTPDSYFQTLYHELAHSTGHEKRLNRKGVTEVARFGSNDYSREELVAELTSAFCCATVGLDNSLSEDSASYISGWLQVLGDDPKAVVIAAAQAQKAADYIKGVTYDS, translated from the coding sequence TTGAAGCGAGGGGTCGTCCCGTGGCGAAGGCCATGGCGAAACGCCCTCGCTTTGCCAATCAACCTCACGACCGGAAGGACGTACCGGGGGATCAACGTGTTCCTGCTCGGGCTCACCGAGTTTGCCGATCAGCGCTGGCTCACATTCAAACAGGCCGAGGAGAAGGGTGGGCGAGTGAGAAAAGGAGAGAAAGGCACGCTTGTCGTGTTCTGGAAGCAGCTGGAGTTTGAAGAACTTGAAGAAGCGACCGGAGAGCTCGTGAAGCGGCGCACCCCGATGCTTCGCTACTTCACGGTCTTCAACGTCGAGCAGGTGGATGGATTAGAGCTTGAACCCGTGTACGTGCCGCCACTCCTGGCTGATACAGCCCGAATAGAGCGAGCTGACCTGTTGGTCAGTTCCATGCCAAACCCGCCAAGCATTCACAAAAATGCGCGGTCTGCGTACTACGTCCCGAGCAGCGACAGCGTGCACATGCCAGCCTTTGAGCGGTTTCGCACTCCTGATTCGTATTTTCAGACCCTGTACCACGAACTAGCACATAGTACGGGTCATGAGAAACGGCTGAACCGGAAGGGAGTGACGGAGGTGGCCCGGTTTGGCTCAAACGACTACAGCCGCGAGGAGCTCGTGGCGGAGCTCACGAGCGCGTTCTGTTGCGCCACAGTTGGTCTCGACAACTCTCTGAGTGAGGATTCAGCTAGCTACATTAGCGGATGGCTCCAAGTGCTTGGGGATGATCCCAAGGCAGTGGTGATCGCCGCGGCACAGGCTCAGAAAGCCGCCGACTACATCAAGGGAGTCACCTACGACTCCTAA